Below is a window of Leisingera sp. S132 DNA.
GCTGGTCGACAACCCGAACCAGACCTGGGCCGACGTGAACGCAGACTTCCCGGCGGTCGACATCCAGGCCTTCGTTCCGGGCACCAAGCATGGTACCCGCGAAGTGTTCGAAGACAAGGTGATCCTGGCTGGCTGCGAAGCCACCGGCGCGTTTGAGCACCTGCTGGCCCACGCCGAAGGCGACAGCGACAAAGCCAAGAAAAAAGCGGCTGAGAAAGCCTGTATCGCGCTCCGCACAGATGGCAAATCGGTCGACATCGACGGCGACTACACCGAGACCCTGGCCCGCATCGAAAGCAACAAGGACGGCATCGGCGTCTTTGGCCTGGCTTTCTACGAGAACAACACCGACAAGCTGCAGGTTGCCACCATGTCTGGCGTTGTGCCCTCGACCGCGAGCATCGCAACCGGCGAATACCCGGTCTCCCGCCCGCTGTTCTTCTACGTGAAGAAAGCCCACATCGGCGTGATCCCGGGCCTGAAAGAATATGCTGAATTCTTTGTCGCGGACGAAGTTGCAGGCCCCGACGGCCCGCTGGCCGAGTATGGCCTGGTGGCTGACCCGGAGCTGTCCGACACTCAGGAAGCCGTTTCCAACGAAGCCGTGATGGGTGGCAACTCCTGATCGCCCCGCGTTCGAAATGATCCTGGCCGGGGCGGAGACATCCGCCCCGGCACAGTCTTTCCGCGGCAGGGCTGCCGCAGCTGATACGCCACCGCCAAAACCGGAGCTTTTCATGCCCACTTTCTGGCTTGTTGCCCTCCTGCTTGCGCTTTCTGCCGCGGGCTTCTACGGCGGCCGCCGCCGCGCGATCGCCACCGCTGCAGGCAACGTCAAAGATCTTCATTCGCTTCCGTCATATTATGGCTACCACGTGGCGCTTGCGGCCTTTGTGCCGGCCATCGGCGCGCTGGCGATCTGGCTGCTGGCCCAGCCCATGTTTGTCGAGACCCGCGTCTCCGGCATGATCCCGGCGGAGGCGGTCCCGGAAAGCTCTACCATCGGGCTGGTGATGAGCGACGTGCGCCGCGTGGCCGAAGGCCTGGATTTGGCGGTGGAGCAGGGGCTGCTGACCACCCGCGAGGCCCGCAATGTCGCTGACAGCGGCCAGGACGTCCGCGCGCTGATGGGCGAAGTGGGCGTGGCCCTGGGCGACGACGTGCGCCCTGAAGTGCTGGAGGCCGCGCAGGCCTACCGCAACCTCTCGAACACCGGCCGCACCACAATGACTGTGGTTGTCGCGCTGCTGGCGCTTGGCGGCCTTGGCTGGGCTTGCAGCCGCACCCACAAGGATTTCCGCGCCCGCAACGTGGTGGAGCGCGCGGTGCTGGCGCTGCTGATCCTGGCCGCCTCACTGGCGATCCTGACCACCATCGGCATCGTTCTGTCGATGCTGTTCGAAACCAGAAACTTCTTCGGCCTGCATTCCTGGACCGACTTTTTCTTCGGCTCTACCTGGGCGCCCAACTTCCGCGGCGGCAGTGAACTGTCGATCCTGCCGCTCCTGTGGGGCACGCTCTATATCTCTTTCATCGCCTTGCTGGTCGCAGTGCCGGTTGGCCTGTTTGCTGCCATCTACCTGTCGGAATACGCCAGCGGCGCGGTGCGCGCCTTTGCCAAGCCGCTGCTGGAAATCCTCGCAGGCATCCCCACCATCGTCTACGGCCTGTTTGCGCTGCTGACCGTCGGCCCCGCGCTGGCGGATCTCTTTGGCAAGGGCGGCCTCCTGGGTGTCGAATGGATGGCTGGCGCCACCTCGGTCCTGACCGCGGGCCTCGTGATGGGTATCATGCTGATCCCCTTCGTCTCGTCGCTGTCCGATGACATCATCAACGCGGTGCCGCAAGCGATGCGCGACGGCTCGCTGGGCCTGGGCGCCACCAAGTCCGAAACCGTGCGCCAGGTGGTGATGCCGGCCGCGCTGCCGGGCATCGTCGGCGCGGTGCTGCTGGCCGCGTCGCGCGCCATCGGCGAGACCATGATCGTGGTCATGGGGGCAGGGGCGATTGCCAAGTTCTCCGCCAACCCGCTGGAGTCGATGACCACCATCACCACCCGCATCGTCAGCCAGCTGACCGGCGACACCGATTTTGCCAGCCCGGAAACGCTGGTTGCCTTTGCCCTGGGCCTGACCCTGTTTGTCCTGACCCTCGGCCTGAATGTCCTGGCGCTCTACATCGTGCGCAAATACCGGGAGCAGTACGAATAATGACTGACCTCAGCCAAAATCCCGCAGGTGCTGCGCCCCGTAAACACGGCGGCTCGCTGCTGGAGAAATCCGCGCAAACCCGCAAACGCAATGCCGCTGAGACCCGGTTCAAGGCATACGGCATCGCCGCCATCACCGCCGGCCTGATCATGCTGCTGGTGCTGGTGACAACTATCGTCGGCAAGGGCACCGGTGCCTTTCAGCAGACCTTTGTCACGCTGAATGTGGAGTTGCTCGAAGCCAAGCTCGACAAGAAGGGCGAGCGCAACATCGAGGACATCAAGAAGGTCACCACCTTCGGTTACGCCCCGATCATCAAGGGCGCGATGGAAGCTGCAATTGAGGAGCTGGGCATCGAGACCAGCCTCAAACCCAAGGAACTGGCCGGCATCCTGTCCAAGGACGTCGCGGCCCAGCTGCGCGACTATGTGATCGCAAACCCGGACCAGATTGGCCAGACGGTGGAGTTCCGCTTCCTCGCCTCCAGCCGTGTCGATGGCTACCTGAAGGGCCGCGTCACCCGGGAAAGCATCCTCAACGACAAGAACATCTCTGCCGAACAGCTTGACCTTGTTGACGCTTTGGCGGCTGCCGGAGTTCTGGAGAAGACCTTCAACCTCGACTTCATCTTTGGCGCGGATGCCTCCGACGCCCGCCCGGAGGCGGCCGGTATTGGCGTCTCCATGCTGGGCTCGCTGTTCATGATGCTGGTGGTTCTGGCGCTGGCGCTGCCGATCGGCGTGGCCGCCTCGATCTACCTAGAGGAGTTTGCACCGCAGAACTGGCTGACGGACATGATCGAGGTGAACATCTCCAATCTCGCAGCCGTTCCCTCCATCGTCTTCGGCATCCTGGGCCTGGCGGTCTTCATCAACTACATGCACCTGCCGACCTCGGCGCCGCTGGTGGGCGGTCTGGTGCTGACGCTGATGACGCTCCCGACCATCATCATCTCCACCCGCGCCTCGCTGAAATCGGTGCCGCCGTCGATCCGCGACGCAGCATTGGGCGTCGGTGCGTCGAAAATGCAGGCGGTATTCCACCACGTGCTGCCGCTGGCCGCCCCCGGCATCCTGACCGGCACCATCATCGGGCTGGCGCAGGCGCTGGGGGAAACCGCGCCGCTGCTGCTGATCGGCATGGTTGGCTTCATCGCGTCCAACGCGCCGGAAACTCTGGCAGACGGGCTGCTGGCGCCGAACTCCGCCATGCCCGCCCAGATCTACGAATGGGCCAAACGTGCCGACCCTGCATTCTACGAACGCGCCTGGGGCGGCATCATCATCCTTCTTATCTTCCTGGTGACCATGAACACGCTGGCCGTGATCCTGCGCCGCCGCTTTGAACGCCGCTGGTAAAAGGGGCATAGTGCAATGAACGACATGACCGTGATGGATAAGACCGTGGAAACCCAGAACATCAAAATCGCTGCCAAGGATGTGAACGTCTTCTACGGCGACAGCCACGCGATCAAAGACGTGAACGTCGAGATCGAGGACAAGACCGTCACCGCCTTCATCGGCCCCTCCGGCTGCGGCAAGTCAACCTTCCTGCGCTGCCTGAACCGGATGAACGACACCATCGACATCTGCCGCGTAAAGGGTGACATCCTGCTGGACGGTGAGGACATATATGACAAGCGCGTCGATCCGGTGCAGCTGCGTGCCAAGGTCGGTATGGTGTTCCAGAAACCGAACCCGTTCCCCAAGTCGATCTACGACAACGTGGCCTATGGCCCGCGCATCCACGGTCTTGCCAGAAACAAGGCGGAACTCGATGAAATCGTGGAAAAATCCCTGCGCCGTGGTGCCATCTGGGATGAGGTGAAGGACCGCCTGGATGCCCCCGGCACCGGCCTTTCAGGCGGTCAGCAGCAGCGCCTGTGCATCGCCCGCGCTGTTGCGACCGAACCCGAGGTGCTGCTGATGGACGAACCCTGTTCGGCGCTTGACCCGATCGCCACCGCGCAGGTCGAGGAACTGATCGACGAGCTGCGCAGCCAGTATTCCGTGGTGATCGTCACCCACTCGATGCAGCAGGCCGCCCGCGTCAGCCAGAAGACCGCCTTCTTCCACCTCGGCAACCTGGTGGAATTCGGCCCCACCGGCCAGATATTCACCAATCCCAACGACCCGCGCACCGAAAGCTACATCACCGGCCGGATCGGCTGATTTCAAGGAAAATCAAATGACTGCACAGCATATTGCATCTGCTTTCGACCGCGATCTGGAGGCAATTCAGGCCCGTATCATGAAAATGGGCGGCCTGGTCGAGGACGCCATCCGCGAAGCCGCCCAGGCACTGGAAACCCGCGACGAGGAACTGGCACTGACAGTGCGCCAGGGCGACAAGGCCATCGACGGGCTGGAAGAGCTGATCAACGAGGAAACCGCCCGGCTGATCGCTCTGCGTGCGCCGGCGGCCTCCGACCTGCGGCTGGTGCTGTCGGTGATGAAGATTGCCGGCAACCTGGAACGCATTGGCGATTATGCGAAAAACATGGCCAAGCGCACCGGCGTTCTGGCCCAGGGGCCGAACATCAGCGAAGGCACCTCTGCCCTGCGCCGCATGGCCCGCGAGGTGGAGCGGATGCTGAAGGACGCGCTTGATTCCTACATCCAGCGCGACGTGGAACTTGCCCGCGATGTGATCGAGCGCGACCGCGACGTGGACCAGATGTACAACGCCCTGTTCCGCGAGTTCCTGACCCACATGATGGAGGATCCGCGCAACATTTCGGCCTGTATGCATTTGCATTTCATCGCAAAAAATACCGAGCGCATGGGTGATCATGTGACTGCGATTGCCGAACAGGTGATCTATCTGGTCACCGGCGAAAAGCCGGAAGAAGACCGCAAGAAAGCCGACACGACCTCGACCACACCGCAGGAGATCTGACCGATGGCTGCCGACCAGCCCACCGTTCTGGTTGTAGAAGACGAAATGGCGCAGCGGGAAGTGCTGGCCTATAATCTCGAAGCTGACGGCTTCCGCGTGCTCAAGGCCAAGGATGGCGAGGAAGCGCTGCTGGTGGTCGAGGAGGACATGCCCGATATCATCATCCTCGACTGGATGATGCCCAACCTCAGCGGCATCGAAGTGTGCCGCCGCCTCAAGACCCGGGCCGAAACCCGGAATATCCCCGTGATCATGCTGTCCGCCCGGTCCGAGGAAGTGGACAAGGTGCGCGGCCTGGAAACCGGCGCCGATGATTACGTGGTGAAACCCTATTCGGTGGTGGAGCTGATGGCCCGGGTGCGGAGCCAGCTGCGCCGGGTGCGGCCCTCCACCGTCGGCGTGCGTCTGGAATACGAAGACATCGTGCTGGACGCTGAAACCCACAAGGTCAGCCGGGCGGGCAATCAGCTCAAGCTCGGTCCGACCGAATTCCGTCTTCTTTCCACCTTCATCGAGAAGCCGGGCCGTGTCTGGAGCCGCGAGCAGCTTCTGGACCGGGTCTGGGGCCGCGACATCTATGTCGATACCCGCACCGTCGACGTTCACATCGGCCGGTTGCGCAAGGCGCTGACTCAGCACGGCGGCGAAGATCCCGTCCGCACCGTGCGCGGCGCCGGCTACGCCCTGGGCTGAAACCTGGCAGAAACGGCACCGGGGGGTGCACAAAAGGGTGTACAGGGGGTGCACGCATGTCACCCCCTGACTTTCATCGCGGCAGCGGATCCTCCGGCTGCGCCTTGCCGGCCAGCCAGCCGCGGAATTTCATCAGAGCCGGCGCGTCTGATTTCCGCTCTGGCCAGACCAGGTAATAGGCACCTGCGGTCTCCACCGGCTCCGGATGCAGCGCAACCAGGCGGCTGGTGGCCAGGTCTTGCTCCACCAGGTAATCCGGCATCAGCGCGACCCCCAATCCATGCAGTGCGGCTTGGGTGATGGTTGCGAATTGGTCATAGATCGTGCCGCTCAGATCCGCGCCAGCCTCAATACCATGCTTTTCGAACCAATCCTTCCAGGCCGTTGTCCGGGTCTGGATGTGCAGCAAAGGCAGCTTCAAGATATCCGTCGGCTCATCAACCCTGCGCCCGTTCAGCAGTTCCGGAGCGCAGACGGGCAGCAGCTGCTCGTGCTTCAGTAGCAGAGATTGCGTGCCCGGCCAGGACGCATCGCCAAAATGTATTGCAGCATCAAAGGGTTCTGTGGCGAAATTGAAAGGCTCCAGCCGGGTGGCCATGTTGATGGTCACATCCGGGTGCAACCGGGCGAATTCCGGCAGCCGTGGCATCAGCCAGCGCATGCCGAAGGCTGGCAGAATGGCCAGATTGAGCGTTCCGGCCAGCGGCGCGGCCTGCAAACGAAGGGTGGACTGCACGATCTGGTTCAGGGCCTGGCGGATCTCGGCGGCGTAATCCTGCGCCTCGGTGGTCAGGGACAGCCGTTTCTGATCGCGCTGCACCAACTCCATGCCCAGCTGCCGCTCCAGAGTTTGCAGCTGACGGCTGACTGCGCCCTGCGTCAGCGCCAGTTCATCTGCCGCGGCTGAGGCACTTCCAAGCCGGTCCAGGGCCTCCAGGGCGCGCAAGGAGGAGATGGACGGCAGGAATTTGCGTGGAACAATCATGCATGAGTTATTGTCATGCTTTGTTGCCAAAGTCTCGCTATTTTTTTCGTTCACCTCCCGTTAGGGTTTGGCCAAATAGCGAACCACTGAGGTGACAAGATGACCGATAAACCCGCCCTGCGCGCCAAGGATGCCCCGGATCTGGGCCGTTTCAACTGGGAAGACGCTTTGCGGCTTGAGGATCAGCTGACAGAGGACGAGCGCATGATCTCCGCCTCAGCCCGCGCCTATGCGCAGGAGAAGCTTCAGCCCCGCGTTCTAAGTGCCTATGAAAACGAGGAAACGGACCCGGAAATCTTCCGCGAAATGGGTGAGATGGGTCTCCTTGGCACCACAATTCCCGAAGAATACGGCGGGCTTGGCGGCGGCTATGTGTCCTATGGCCTGGTGGCCCGCGAGGTGGAGCGGGTCGACAGCGGCTACCGCTCGATGATGTCGGTGCAAAGCTCTTTGGTGATGTATCCCATCTATGCTTATGGCACTGAGGAGCAGCGTCAGAAATATCTGCCGAAACTGGCTTCCGGCGAGTGGATCGGCTGCTTTGGCCTGACCGAACCTGATGCCGGGTCAGACCCCGCCAGCATGAAAACCCGCGCGGAAAAAATTGAAGGCGGATATCGGCTTAAGGGGTCCAAGATGTGGATCTCCAACGCCCCGATCGCCGATGTTTTTGTGGTCTGGGCAAAGTCCGAGGCGCATGGCGGCAAGATCCGCGGCTTTGTGCTGGAGAAGGGCTTGAAGGGCCTGAGTGCGCCGAAGATCGAAAACAAAGCCTCGCTGCGGGCCTCCATTACCGGCGAGATCGTGATGGACGGCGTTGAAGTCGGCGAGGAAGCGCTGCTGCCGCATGTTGAAGGGCTGAAAGGGCCGTTCGGCTGCCTTAACCGTGCGCGCTATGGCATCAGCTGGGGCGCCATGGGCGCAGCGGAAGCCTGCTGGCACGCGGCACGCCAATACGGCCTGGACCGCACTCAGTTCGGCCGGCCGTTGGCCAACACCCAGTTGTTTCAGCTGAAACTGGCGAACATGCAGACCGAAATCACCCTGGGCCTGCAGGCGTCCCTGCGTGTTGGCCGGCTGATGGATGAAGCAAACGCCGCGCCTGAGATGATTTCCATCATCAAGCGCAATAACTGCGGCAAGGCGCTGGAGATTGCCCGGATTGCCCGTGACATGCACGGCGGCAATGGCATCAGCCTGGAATTCAACGTGATCCGCCACATGGTGAACCTGGAGACCGTGAACACCTATGAGGGGACACACGACGTGCATGCACTGATCCTGGGGCGCGCGCAGACCGGTTTGCAGGCCTTCTTCTGATAGCCGGGTCGCAGCGCGGAGACCGTTCCGCGCTGCATTTTTGCAGGATGGATTAGCGTTTTTGCAACCCTCGTTCTTGCTGGGAATTTTGCAAAGAGTTCCGGGCTATCCGCTTCGCCCGAAGTGGTTTTGAGGCGCAGGGCTCCTGTTAATGATTTGACAACCTGATGCCGCAGTTTTCGCAGCGGACATCGCGGTACAAGCGGGCTTTGAGTCAACGCGCGTTTCGGGCCTTGCAAAAAGTGGTGGTTGTTTACGACAAGCAAGGAGATTGCCTTGCAGAAATGCAGATCACAAGTTTCGGATCAGTTTCCACAATGTGTCCTGCAATTTTGCAATGCAAATGAACACCAGTCCCATCGAAGTTGGCGCATATTGCAATTATGCATTTTAGTTTTGCGTTTCTGACGTCGCTTTTTTTGCAGGGTATTTTACGCCATGCATCATTTCGTTTTGCATTTCCTGGCGTCTTTACAACAGGTTAAGTGCTAGCCCAGGGAACCTCAAGGTTGAAGTTAAGAAAAATTTAGGAAATGGAAATCGAGGTGCATATGCGGTGCCGAAGCCGCTGGCCAAAGAAAAACGGGCCGGAAAACCCGGCCCGCTCCAAGATCATACAGGTCCGCGTCAGGCGGGCAGATGAATGTTGAATTCCTGACGGATTGCCATGTCGGTTTCAGCGTCAAACCGGGCAGCAGCGCGTTCCGACAGGATCTTTTCCTTTTTGGCGATCGCTTTCTCGATCAGGTCGGGCTTGTCGCGCTCAGCCCATTCCTTGGGGGAGGTGCGGTCGCCAAGATCCGGGTACACGTAATCCACCTGCATCCGGCCTAGCGTCTGATCGGTGCCCAGGTAATGACCCGGCCCGCCCAGGCAGGTGGCGCGCATCTGGTCGAGCGCGAGGGTTTCGTCGTTAACCTCAATACCGCGGACGCAGCGCTGCGCCTGGCCCAGCAGGTCATTGTCCAGGATCAGCGATTCCAGGCAGAAGCCAAGCAGAGAGGCGTGCATGCCAGCGGCCTCATAGACCATGTTGAGGCCCGAAAGACCCGCCATGACGGCGGAACACATCTGCTCCCAGCCGGCCTGCATGTCCGGAAGTTTGGAATCGGAGGCCCCGGCTGCGGCACCACCCGGCAGATTGTAGAACTTGTGCATCTGGGCGCAGCCGGCGGTCAGCAGGGCTTGCTCGCCTGAGCCAACGGTCATGGCGCCGGTGCGCAGGTCGAGGCCAAAGGGCCAGGTGCCAAAAATTGCGGGAGCGCCAGGCTTTACGGCATTTACATAAACCAGTCCAGCCAGGCATTCGGCAACCGCTTGGGTGATGGCCCCGGCAATGGTCGAAGGGGCCGTGGCGCCAGCCATGCCTGC
It encodes the following:
- the pstC gene encoding phosphate ABC transporter permease subunit PstC; the encoded protein is MPTFWLVALLLALSAAGFYGGRRRAIATAAGNVKDLHSLPSYYGYHVALAAFVPAIGALAIWLLAQPMFVETRVSGMIPAEAVPESSTIGLVMSDVRRVAEGLDLAVEQGLLTTREARNVADSGQDVRALMGEVGVALGDDVRPEVLEAAQAYRNLSNTGRTTMTVVVALLALGGLGWACSRTHKDFRARNVVERAVLALLILAASLAILTTIGIVLSMLFETRNFFGLHSWTDFFFGSTWAPNFRGGSELSILPLLWGTLYISFIALLVAVPVGLFAAIYLSEYASGAVRAFAKPLLEILAGIPTIVYGLFALLTVGPALADLFGKGGLLGVEWMAGATSVLTAGLVMGIMLIPFVSSLSDDIINAVPQAMRDGSLGLGATKSETVRQVVMPAALPGIVGAVLLAASRAIGETMIVVMGAGAIAKFSANPLESMTTITTRIVSQLTGDTDFASPETLVAFALGLTLFVLTLGLNVLALYIVRKYREQYE
- the phoU gene encoding phosphate signaling complex protein PhoU, which encodes MTAQHIASAFDRDLEAIQARIMKMGGLVEDAIREAAQALETRDEELALTVRQGDKAIDGLEELINEETARLIALRAPAASDLRLVLSVMKIAGNLERIGDYAKNMAKRTGVLAQGPNISEGTSALRRMAREVERMLKDALDSYIQRDVELARDVIERDRDVDQMYNALFREFLTHMMEDPRNISACMHLHFIAKNTERMGDHVTAIAEQVIYLVTGEKPEEDRKKADTTSTTPQEI
- a CDS encoding substrate-binding domain-containing protein, whose protein sequence is MSFVKLTASTLAIAAVSATAAAARDQVQVAGSSTVLPYASIVAEAFGENFDFPTPVVESGGSSAGLKRFCEGVGENTIDVANASRRIKDKEVAACAENGVTDIIEVRIGYDGIVFASDINANAFEFTPTDWFLALSDKVMVDGELVDNPNQTWADVNADFPAVDIQAFVPGTKHGTREVFEDKVILAGCEATGAFEHLLAHAEGDSDKAKKKAAEKACIALRTDGKSVDIDGDYTETLARIESNKDGIGVFGLAFYENNTDKLQVATMSGVVPSTASIATGEYPVSRPLFFYVKKAHIGVIPGLKEYAEFFVADEVAGPDGPLAEYGLVADPELSDTQEAVSNEAVMGGNS
- the phoB gene encoding phosphate regulon transcriptional regulator PhoB: MAADQPTVLVVEDEMAQREVLAYNLEADGFRVLKAKDGEEALLVVEEDMPDIIILDWMMPNLSGIEVCRRLKTRAETRNIPVIMLSARSEEVDKVRGLETGADDYVVKPYSVVELMARVRSQLRRVRPSTVGVRLEYEDIVLDAETHKVSRAGNQLKLGPTEFRLLSTFIEKPGRVWSREQLLDRVWGRDIYVDTRTVDVHIGRLRKALTQHGGEDPVRTVRGAGYALG
- a CDS encoding acyl-CoA dehydrogenase, with amino-acid sequence MTDKPALRAKDAPDLGRFNWEDALRLEDQLTEDERMISASARAYAQEKLQPRVLSAYENEETDPEIFREMGEMGLLGTTIPEEYGGLGGGYVSYGLVAREVERVDSGYRSMMSVQSSLVMYPIYAYGTEEQRQKYLPKLASGEWIGCFGLTEPDAGSDPASMKTRAEKIEGGYRLKGSKMWISNAPIADVFVVWAKSEAHGGKIRGFVLEKGLKGLSAPKIENKASLRASITGEIVMDGVEVGEEALLPHVEGLKGPFGCLNRARYGISWGAMGAAEACWHAARQYGLDRTQFGRPLANTQLFQLKLANMQTEITLGLQASLRVGRLMDEANAAPEMISIIKRNNCGKALEIARIARDMHGGNGISLEFNVIRHMVNLETVNTYEGTHDVHALILGRAQTGLQAFF
- the pstB gene encoding phosphate ABC transporter ATP-binding protein PstB — translated: MNDMTVMDKTVETQNIKIAAKDVNVFYGDSHAIKDVNVEIEDKTVTAFIGPSGCGKSTFLRCLNRMNDTIDICRVKGDILLDGEDIYDKRVDPVQLRAKVGMVFQKPNPFPKSIYDNVAYGPRIHGLARNKAELDEIVEKSLRRGAIWDEVKDRLDAPGTGLSGGQQQRLCIARAVATEPEVLLMDEPCSALDPIATAQVEELIDELRSQYSVVIVTHSMQQAARVSQKTAFFHLGNLVEFGPTGQIFTNPNDPRTESYITGRIG
- a CDS encoding LysR family transcriptional regulator: MIVPRKFLPSISSLRALEALDRLGSASAAADELALTQGAVSRQLQTLERQLGMELVQRDQKRLSLTTEAQDYAAEIRQALNQIVQSTLRLQAAPLAGTLNLAILPAFGMRWLMPRLPEFARLHPDVTINMATRLEPFNFATEPFDAAIHFGDASWPGTQSLLLKHEQLLPVCAPELLNGRRVDEPTDILKLPLLHIQTRTTAWKDWFEKHGIEAGADLSGTIYDQFATITQAALHGLGVALMPDYLVEQDLATSRLVALHPEPVETAGAYYLVWPERKSDAPALMKFRGWLAGKAQPEDPLPR
- the pstA gene encoding phosphate ABC transporter permease PstA, which codes for MTDLSQNPAGAAPRKHGGSLLEKSAQTRKRNAAETRFKAYGIAAITAGLIMLLVLVTTIVGKGTGAFQQTFVTLNVELLEAKLDKKGERNIEDIKKVTTFGYAPIIKGAMEAAIEELGIETSLKPKELAGILSKDVAAQLRDYVIANPDQIGQTVEFRFLASSRVDGYLKGRVTRESILNDKNISAEQLDLVDALAAAGVLEKTFNLDFIFGADASDARPEAAGIGVSMLGSLFMMLVVLALALPIGVAASIYLEEFAPQNWLTDMIEVNISNLAAVPSIVFGILGLAVFINYMHLPTSAPLVGGLVLTLMTLPTIIISTRASLKSVPPSIRDAALGVGASKMQAVFHHVLPLAAPGILTGTIIGLAQALGETAPLLLIGMVGFIASNAPETLADGLLAPNSAMPAQIYEWAKRADPAFYERAWGGIIILLIFLVTMNTLAVILRRRFERRW